In Lathyrus oleraceus cultivar Zhongwan6 chromosome 2, CAAS_Psat_ZW6_1.0, whole genome shotgun sequence, the DNA window TCTCTCCGAAAGTAAATCCCAAGAATCCTGTAGGCAGCTCCCAGATCCTTCATGTTGAACTCCTTATCGAATTCAGCCTTTACCTTCGTAACATCTTTGACACTCTTTCTTGCTATGAGGATGTCATCTTCATaaagaaacaaaataaaaagtGAATTTCCAGGTTGAAATTTGAAGTAAACACGGTGGTCGAATTGGATCCTATTGAAACCTATGTGTGCCACGAACTTGTTGAATCTTCTATTCCATTGTCGAGGAGATTGTTTCAGGCCATATAACAACCTATTCAACTTGCACATATGATTTTCCTATCCCTTTTCGGCATACCCTTTAGGTTGCCTCATCAAGATTGTTTAATCTAGATCACCATATAAGAAGGCAattttcacatccatttgttcAAGATCTAGGTCGAGCTTCGCCACCATAGAAAGAAACATTCAAATGGATTTATGCTTTACAACAGGTGAGAACATAACATTGAAGTCGAAACCTTATTTCTGAGTGTACCCCCTAGCAACCAACCTTTCCTTGAATCACTTTGACATCACTTCTTTTATTCCTTCCTTAAccttgaaaatccacttacaTTACAGCTAACTAATCCGGACCTTGTAGGTTTCTCAATCAGCTCCCAAGTGTTATTATCATGAAGAgatttcatctcatcatccatggatTTCAACCATTCAGTCTTATTTCAACTCCTCACAGCTTCCACGTAAtctctaggttcttcatcaaGGACCTCACTTGAAGATATTAAGGCGGATGTTATGAGATTTGCATAACCAAGTCTTTGAAGTGGCTTGATAACCCTTCTCGACCTGTCTCTTGCCAGTAGGTAGTCATTTTAAGTCTCCTCATCTTCGTCAGCAACTTATGTATCTTCTTCGACTTCATCTGGGTTATGAAATCTATCATCACTATGCTCCACGTCAACAGGAATCTCTTCCTGTTCCATCTCTTCTTTAGAAATTTATGCATTTTGATCAACATCATCAATTTTCTTGAATGCCATTTTTGCTTCATTAAAAACTACATCTTGACTTGTGATAAACCTCTTCTGACCTGGCTCTAGGAACCACAGTCTACAAGCTTTGACTCCTTCAAGGTATCCAAGAAACATACATCTCATTGATCTAGGTTTGATCTTGtcttgcctaatgtgagcatagACTAAACAGCCAAATACTCTAAGTATGTCGAGATTAGATGGATGTTTCAACCTGTCTTCTTCAGGTGTTTTCATCCTCAGGGAACTCGAGGGGAACCTATTTATCAGGTATGTTGCAGTCACAATAGCTTATGCCGAAAAAACCTTCTTTAATCACGCACTAACCAACATGCACCTCACTCTTTTCAGAATGGTTCGATTAAACCTTTAagccaaaccattttgttggggagttCATGTTGTAGTTATGTGCCTTCCAATACCAAACACAACATAATAATTGTCGAAAgcctcattgcaaaattcaacaCCATTGTCGGCCCTTAACCTCTTGACCTTCCTGTCAGTTTGGTTTTCGACCAGGGTCTTCCAActttttaaattttcaaaagtttTATCTTTGGATTTCTGaatgaatacccataactttctagaatgatcatcaactatggataggAAATACTTTGCACCTAAGTGTGAAGGATTCCTTCCAGGCCCCCAAATACCAGTATGGATGTAATCTATAATGTTCTTTGTGTACCTTTGTTAAACTTCATTATACAAGATTTACCAAATACACAAGGTTCATGAAACTCCAGTTTTTAGACCTTGTCACCACACAACAGATTTTGTTTCGACAATTCGACCATGCCTCTTTCATTGACATGGACAAGTCTCTTGTGCCATAGCTCAGTATTTGACACAGGTTTTATGGATGCCACATTTGCTGAACCACTTACAACCTTGTCCTCAAGGGTATACAAAACTTGTTTCTTAATGCCTCTCAAGACTTTCTTCGACTCCTTCATCACCTTTAGGATACTTTACTCTCCTTTGAAAAAATGTCCTTTCTTATTTAATTCACCAAGAGAAATAAATATTTTGTTAAGATCATGAACATACTTGACATCAGTCAATAGTCTTACTGACTtatcatggagcttgaatcttATAGATCCAATACTTGCGATTTGGCAGGATTTGTTGTTTCCAAGCAATATtgatccaccatcttgatcacatagttccTCAAATACATCTTTGTTTAGAGTCATTTTCCAAGTGCAACCTGAATCTATAATCCAGTCCTTGCTAGAGTTGTTGCTTGAAAGCACCATGACATCAGATGATTCATAATCATCTTGCACGATGGTTGAATTACCATTATCCTTTCTATCATGATTATTCAGTCAATTAGGGCACACCTTTCTTGTGTGACCCCCACTTTTACAACTATAACACCTAATAGTATGAGCATTATCACCATAAGAATTATGTAGAACtttacccttcttcttcttcttaaACCTGCCATCTTTCTTCAAGAATTTTCTCTTAACGGACAAACCTTCACGAGCTATCGATGATGGCTTGTGCTGCTTTCGTTCATTCAAATCCTTAGAGTACAAGGCTTATTTAACATCTTTAAAGGTCAACAAATATCTTtcatacaagagagtttctttgaaatgAGCATGAGACTTAGGTAAAGCACATAACAACAATAACGCTTGATCTTCATTATCAATCTTGAGTTCAATATTCTCAAGATCAAGAATCAATTTGTTGAACATATTCATATGCTCAACTAATACTTTGTATTaactcatcttgaatgaatacaaagCTTACTTCAGGTAGAGATGATTGACCAACGATTTTGTCACGTACAAACCTACGAGTTTTGTCCATACACCAGCTACAATTTTCTCCTCCGATGTCTGCcgaagaaccttatcaccaaggctcaatacAATGGCATTGTGGGCTTTCTCAATCATTGTCACCTTCTCCTTCTATATTAGGGGAATATCCATTTCCTCTAATCCTTTCAACGATTCTAATACACCCTTATGAACAAGTAGGGCTTGCATCTTCAAGCGCCACAAACCAAAATCATTCACACCGGTGAATTTCACAATCTTATACTTTGTTGATGACATCTTCTTCTCCACGCTCACCGCACCAATTTGTTGTAACGAAGTACCATCAAGAACAAACTAAAACTATGAGaaagattgagtttcttgaaTAAACACAGGAAACCCTATTAGGATCAAAAGAGAAAGAAGAGGGAAGAATGAGGAGAAAAATAGGATTTGttaaaattgtttttttattCACTTACTCAATTAGGGTTCAAAGATTATAAGTGAATAACAACAACTAACTCCTCCTAACAACCTGGGAGAACTAGTCCATTTATAGACTACTAAGCTAACTTAAGCTACAAGATAACTTAAATAATTTGGATAAACAAACAGGTCCAATTtgacatgctaacaatcctagtAATTTTGACTATTGCATGTTTgagcatacttcgactacaacatgcaGGATCAGCATGTGAACAAATATCGACTATATGCTAAACCtttgtcgaaccaagaagctacccttGTCGAAactagagttcgatccaaatTCTCACAATAACCTTGCAGGGGCATTACCAGATGTTTGAGTTTATCTTTTTATCTTTTTCCTTAGTGTGATCTCCCTCATGATCAAAATCATCTTGCTCAGAGCTGCCCAGCACATTATCAACTAAATTGGCAAGACCATTTATGTTTCTCAAAGTAACCAAACACCTGAAAATGTAATGTTGTTGCTAGGACTTCTGATTCTCAGGCTTGTGATCTCGCCTATTCTGAGGCATGCGCACTTGTAATGTTCAACGAGGAAGAAGTCACAAACGAACCTAAACACCTACAAATCTTTGCTCGACAATCACATTATAAAGAGTATCTTTCAATGCATGAGAGAAAGCAAAATAAGAACTAAGAGATATATTCTTCACGATGAAAATATGTGATATCATTTACTTTCTTATGACTTGTAATTTAGTTTTATTAGTTTAtcaaaaaaattataaattaattcaagtagtttataattttttaattttttaatttattttatttttaaaaaatatatatgttgTTTCATACTAATAAATTATTTTTACTAAATACTATAAACTATCATTGAATTTATCAATTATAAGAGTAAGTTCATATTTATAAGGCTTAATGCATCTTTCAGtcaattaatttaatttaatatttcTTTTTTATCTCTTAATTAATAAACATTCATTTTTGTCCCTTAAAAATTTCTTAGGCAAGTTGGTCTTTTCAAAAATTAAGTTATGTGAATGTGATAACCTAGTTATGATTATGTTATGGAACATAACTTTTCTTAAGTTATTATTAGTTTTAATCAAAAATTTATTTCATTTGATAATCAAACCCTTGAACCTGTTCTTGTTCTCTCAAATCTGAGAATCCCAAAATTTAATCCTTCTCTGACATCTCATATAAATAATTTGTTGCTTTTCCTCTTGTACCCCTTTTAGACATGAGTTTATGAAACTTCTCAAATTCATCATAGATCATTATCAGTTCTTGATTTATATTTAAAGATTGCATGTGGTTTCAAAGATACTTAGCAAAAGTAAATTTTAATCACActtttatattttttattccTCTGAATATGTTGCAATTTGGTTGGGATTGAggtttttttttcattttgatGACCATCAAATCACTAGAATTAGAAGCTCTAGTACTTTGGAGTTTAATGCTTTGAGGGTTTCATATGATGATGAGAAATTGAGTTTTTATTTTAACGAGTTAAATCAGTAAGATTGAGATTCAATTGAGCCAGTATTGAGTTTAGAGTATCCATTAACTTGTGTTTCTTCTTTACGTTGGATCTTCTATAGACAAATCCAATAGAGCGAAGTTAGAGAAATGCTCTCGAATACTTAAGCATTTGTTTAGTCAGTTGGAGGTTAGACAAATAATGAAAGATGAGAAGTTTTGTGAAGTAAGTCAACTTCCACCAAAATACATTTGTGTGAATGAGAAACCGCTTTCTTATGAAGAGCTGGTTACCTTGCAGAACAGTCTAAATCCTCCAAAGAAGCTTAATCTAGGAAAATATTGGTAGGATAAAGTATCTGGATTTTAAGGGAATgtatatatttattattatatgTATTATTTCTCTTCATGCATTTGTGATTTGAGCATTGTTTGATTTTTTATGTTTCATTATAGAGCCTGATTTTGGTTTGTGATTTCATACAAATGACAAATGTCTTCCACTATAATTAGGGTTCATTTGAATGTTGGAAATCCCATTAAGCCCAATGCTAGGGAAACACCCATGTTTTTGTAAATGATcgagaaataaaaaaaatggagCTTCAGATGTTGCAGGTTGAAAATTGAATATACAAACaaataattttgaaatgaaaCACTATGGTTTTGTGGAATTCAGTAGAAACTGGCATCTTCTCTTGAATTGAACAATTGTTGTTCATTCCACAATTTAGTTTTTGCTTGGTGTCTATTATCAAAATGACTTCTCACTTTGTGTGCACATTAATTTTCAATTTTGATTCTAACATAATTAAGGAGTTACTCTCATATTGGACCAAATGTTATTCATACATATTTTGAAGGTTTATCTGCATTTGATTTAACTACATATGATTTAGAATTAAGTGCAGTATATGGCATATAGATGGACACAACAAGACGACATGCTAATTGCCAATGCCTTTGACACAACAAGCAACTCATCCTAACATAAGTTATGCAACATTAACTGAGTCTGCACCATCAAGTCAAGCAGCATCAACTGACTCTGCATCACCACTCTTTTCAACATCAATTTCAAAAAAGAAAATAAGATTTTAAAAAGAGAAAAACCTGTTTTGACTAAAATATAATTCTATTTATGTTTTGTGTGCACCATTTGTAATAgtgttattttttatttcatGTCATTATCTTCTGAATAATAATAATACACACTTTTAAGAGTCATTATATAATAAAATAcataaaaattatattattttactAAACGATAATAAACAAAGTTTACTATTTCACTgcttcttaaattttaaattcCTATGCTTCATGGTTGTAACTTGCTTCCACCATTAATATAAGTCAAAGAGTATAAAAACAAGTTTTCCAATAAGTTAGAAGTAaatattcaaattcaaatttTTATCAATAATGAAAAAAATTAATTGATCCGACTCTTCAATACACTATTCAATTTTAATTCAAAGTACAAcaaattttaataaaaaaatatgcAGACAAAATCCACCCCGGCCACCACGCCTCATTTTTAAAGTGAATTAGATAGGGTGGATCAAATTTAAAACACAGAGTCAAAAACCTCACTCCAACCCTAAAAAAATGACAGGTTAAACAAATCGGTCTTACGGATCTGACGTGTTTTATCAACCCTAATTAAACATATTTATAATTATGAGTTTCTTTTCGGCTTTTAAAAcacaattttaaaaaaaaaattgtatttaACATCAATATTTTGAAATTTGCTCTTAATTTGAgattaaatttaaaataaaatatagaaTGAGGAAAAAGTGCTAGTGATTCATGATGCAATGCAAGTTCTTCACCGATGGTCAATCCTTCTGCAGTTGATTCGCGGTTCCAGTTTAAGTCTAAGGCGCTTTTCTCTTCCAATTTCGAACAACCAAAACCATTCTCAACCCAAACCTCTCTTTCCTTTTCCTCGTAAACACGATTACGATGAATCCCAGCTCCTCCACTACCTAACAAAAGGGTTGCTTCTCGAAGCACGAAACATTCTTCGCTCTTTTCCATGCGGAAACCTCCACACCCATGTTGTTCACTGGACTTCCTTGCTCACCAACTACGCAAAACATGGTTACGTGGAAGAAGCTCGAAACCTGTTCGACATAATGCCTCACAGAAACATTGTCACTTACAATGCAATGTTGTCTGCGTACCTTCAATTGGGTATGCTTCAACAGGGTCGGATGTTTTTCGATGATATGCCGGAGAGAAATGTTGTTTCTTGGACCGCAATGCTTAGTGGGTATGCTGATGTGGGGCGGATTGAAGATGCGAGAAAGGTGTTTGATGAAATGCCCGCGAAGAATGTTGTTTCGTGGAATTCTATGGTTGTGGGGTTGATTAGGAATGGTGATTTGGAGGAAGCGAGAAAGGTTTTTGATGACACCCCTTTTAAAAATGTGGTGTCTTGGAATGCTATGATTGAGAGTTATGTTGAAAATGGTAGAATGGAGGAAGCAAGAGTTTTGTTTGATCAAATGGGGTTTAGGAATGTGATCACTTGGACTAGCATGATATCTGGGTATTGTCGTGTGGGTGATGTGGATGAGGCTTGTCGTTTGTTCTGGATTATGCCGGAGAAAAATGTTGTTTCTTGGACTGCGATGATTGGTGGGTTCACTTGGAATGGATTCCATCGAGAGGCGTTGTTACTTTTTCTTCGCATGATGACAAATTTTGATGTAAAGGCTAATGGGGAGACCTTTGTTTCTCTTGTCTATGCTTGTGCTGGCTTGGGGTTTCCTTGTCTTGGCAAGCAATTGCATGCTCAGATGATTGTCAACAGATGGGAGCTCGATGATTATGATGGTAGGTTAGGGAGAAGTCTTGTTAGGATGTATTCTGTGTGTGGTCTTATGGATTCTGCACGCAGTGTGTTTGAAGGTGGTCGGAAAAATTGGGATGATCAGTCTTTCAATTCTATGATAAATGGTTACGTTCAGTCTGGTCAGTTAGAAAAGGCTCAAGAGTTGTTTGACATGGTCTCTATTCGAAACAAAATTGCATCGACTTGTATGATTTCTGGGTACCTTAGTGTTGGACAAGTATTAAAGGCATGCAATCTCTTTGATCACATGCCTAATAGTGATAAGGATTCCGTTGCATGGACTTCAATAATTTATGGGCATGTTCAAAATGAGCTAATTGCTGAAGCCATCAGCTTATTTGCTAAAATGATGACTCAAGGTGTTTCTCCTATAAACTCCACTTATGCTGTTCTTTTTGGAGCTGTGGGGTCTGTTGCATATCTTGATTTGGGACGGCAATTACATGCTATGCAGTTAAAGACTATATATGAATACGAATATGATGTGTATCTTGAGAACTCTCTGATTTCAATGTATGCAAAATGTGGGGGGATAGAGGATGCATATAGGATATTCTCAAACATGACTTGTCGAGACAAAATTTCGTGGAACTCCATGATCATGGGCCTTTCGGATCATGGGAGGGCTTTTGAAGCTTTGAAGATGTACGAAACCATGGTTGAATTTGGGGTTTGCCCAGATGCTGTTACTTTCCTTGGTGTCCTAACAGCATGTGCTCATGCTGGTCTTGTTGATAAAGGATTGCGGATATTTAGTATAATGGTCAATGATTATGCACTTCAACCTGGCTTGGAGCATTATGTTAGCATAATCAACCTTCTGGGCCGAGCAGGAAGAGTGAAGGATGCAGAGGAGCTTGTGTTGAGGCTACCTACCAAACCAAATCATGCCATTTGGGGGGCATTGATTGGAGTATGTGGTTTGAGTAAAACACATGCAGATGTTGCTAGACGCGCAGCCACACGACTGCTCGAGTTGGACCCTCTTAATGCACCAGGTCACGTGACCCTTTGCAACATATACGCCGCAAATGATAAGCACATTGAGGAGATAAGTTTAAGAAGAGAAATGAGGATGAAAGGTGTGAGGAAGACTCCTGGATGCAGTTGGATATTAGTGAAGGGTAGAGTTCATGTTTTCTCATCTGGAGATAGATTAGAACCACAAGGAGAAGACATGTTGCTACAAATTTGAGGAAGAAAACTAAATACTTTTAGCCCCAACACTTGTACATAAAGAGACTGATTTTGGCACAAAAAGATGTCATTGTTAGGTGATAAATGACAAGGTTTTTGCCAAGATTTTCCTCGTACTAATATCAGAAAATAAGGCTGAAACTCTAAAAATTAGCAGGCTCTCGAATTCCCACTGGCCCGGCAACAAACTAAAAGCAAGTAAAACATTCAAGGCtaatcatttatttattttcaatGATTGTTAAAATAGTAAAACAGATATGGAAACACCAACAAATCCTCTGTCAAATTCACCACTTTCTAAAGCATGGTCCTTGTCCACTATATATCTAAGAATAGAAACAATATGAGACAAATCAGGTTTTGATTGCTATGCTCTCTGTTTCCAAGTAAATTATTAGATGCATCGCAAGTGGTTGAAGGGAACTTCAGTAGAAAACTATGACAATAATTATGAGTGTTCTTCACAATTTCAAATTGCAGTTGCTGCAAATAGAATTGTGGGATTACAGTTATTGCAATGTGTATCGTGCCTATTGTGAGCTGAGATAATCTTCAATTCTATTTTTTCAAAAATAACTTGAATCACAAATATTAAACTTTTTTGGGAAATGTCATCCCTTTGTGCAAAGCAATTTAACCATTGTAATAATCATCACATTTGACCACGGTATGCATATCAAACAATTTAAAGTAGCAGTACAAAATGCTGATATTGAGCACTGATTATCAAATAACATACCAACAAAGAGTAATGAATCATGTAAGAGTGTTCAAAGCACTCCCTCCTTTGCTTTCTTTTTCTCTCACGTGTTGCAATTTCCTTGGCATTAAGTTTCATAGCCAACTATCACATTATTGCAAGTTACAAATAAAAAATTACTGTTTGCTCGACTCCGAAGCAACTCTGGTTATGGACTAGAATAACAATAGCACCCCTGTAACTAAATTATACAGGTGATCTGCTGAATTTAGCTACTTGTTTTTACCAAGAAATTATATCAATCGCACTAGTAGTAAGTCAAAACTCTAATGAGAACCAGACTTGTCAAGTTCTTCCAAAGCTGCCCACAATTTTGGATCATCATAATCTTTAATCAGAAATGTGGGTTTTGCTCCCATCAGCAAATGCTCTGGGTTTCGGGTAGATAAACCGATAACAGGCATCCCAGCAGCCACACCAGCTTTGATTCCTGAAACAGAATCCTATGAAAAAAATGGATCCGTCAGAAGCAGAATAAGAACAAATTCTACAGCAAGGCAGAGAAAAGAAACAAACAGACCTCAAATACAAATGTGTGATCTTTAGATGCTTTTAGAGCTTCAAGACCTTTCAAGTAGGGCTCTGGATGAGGCTTGGCATGTTCACATTCATCACCAATAATAACAGCTTGAAAGAAATCTGAGAGACCGAGTTTTGAGAGGGCGAGTTCTGCATTTGGTCTTGGAGCATTGGTAACTGCAGCTCGCTTCAACCCACGATCTTCAATCCATTTTCTCACTTTATCAAGGCCATTTAAAGCCTTCAGTTGCTCAGCTGCTAATCTAGATAGTCATGAATTATGTTCAGAATCTTCAAATTAAGCACAAGGGGGATAGTTCGGGGGGGAGGAGAGCACGGTTTACCTCCGAAACATGGCTTCCTTATCATCTAAAAACTTTAAACCTCTCTCCAGCTCACCAGGAAAGAGAGCCACGGCAATGTCATTATTATGCTTGCCAGCAACAGTGTCAATAAAAAATTCCTCTGTTATAGGGTTACCTCCATTGAAACCAATCTGACAACCACCAATAATTGTTAATGCTACCAGCTATCGATCATGTGCTTAGTCGTGCCGATTTATAAATAAATACAATAAAAGGAATATAGTGATGATAAAAACTTTAATATCTATACTTCGGATATTTTGCTTCAAAGTTGATTGCGAAGAAAACAAGCAGTACCTGTTGGAGCAACTCACGGAAAGCAAGATAATGGAGTGGATCAGAATCACAAAGAGTTCCATCTATATCAAAGAGCACTGCTTCAAGTGGAGCAAGTCTGGTGAGAGAACTCTTGCTGCAGCCACAAATCATGTATGAATGAACCAATTAGCCCAAAGACTTAAGTCATTAGCTTACAGAAAGTCCCAATGTAAATGAAATTATAAATAAGCTGTTAATTGATTATTGGATATTTCTTGGAAGGGCATTTGATCAAATTTTGGAATACTGACATTCTAAGATAATGAAtctttgcaaaaaaaaaaaatacattatACATACACTTTCAACTACTTATACATTATACATACACTTTCAACTAGTTAGTAGTAGAAAAAATTGTTAAAGCCATCTGTAGTACTCATTGGAAAAAAAAATCTTAATAGAAGTCTCCTggatttattattatattttcGAATATAACCCTATTCAATACTCCAACTTTGCCTTAGACTATGAAAAACTAAGATTGAATGCATCTTTATAGAAAGGACAATTTAGTCATATATTTATATAAAATGGACATTAACTATGGTAAAAACTTTTTTTAATAATGAAATATACAATGTATTTGAGAGTACTGTACTAGTACTAGTGGCAGAGATTTATGGTTCATTGCAGATCCCTAAATTGGCTGCATCTTGAATGAAGTATAGTATATAAAAACATAATAACCTAGGTTCTAAGGGAAGAAAGTGATGAAAAACGGTAACGGTTGAGTGAATTGATCCATGCGTAATACATTACACAATTACAACCAAACGGAACAGAACAAAAGAAGAGAAAAACACACTATGATAGAAATGGATATTGTAATAATAATTGGAATGAAATCAAGAATATGAAAGGAAGTTACCTTTCTTCGATGCAATTCTCAGGAGACGCCATGGTTTTTCAAAGTTCCGTTGGTGTGGTGAGTAAGAGAAGTAGTTATTATACTTTACGATATTTTGTTGGAATCCGCCAAAGAATCAAACTCACATGCCGTATATGCTGCCTAATATGCCACCcactttaattttttttttttctttctagAATTTGCAACTTGTGGTGGACAAAATTTTACTTCTTAGTATAATAGATCTAGAAATTCTCGTAATTACTATTCGGTTGATTGGTAATTGCAGTATTATTTGGGTGATTCAACTGCTTGACCCCTAAAAAAACCTTAATCGGAACTCACAAATTAGTGTAACTTTGAGAAATGAAATTTTATAGATTTTAACATGTCCACGTCATATACAAATTACTGTAGTAATGGGACTATAACTCTTCTTTATAACTTTCTTTTAATAATAAATTcacttcaaataatttttttttacaattaCTGAATAGCCAGACGGCTATTTTTCATCGATTACTAATAATAATAGCAGCTCTTCTATTTCTTTTCTCTAATTTCTCTCAAATAACTTCTTAGAAATCCTACACATTAAAAAGCCTTTATATATTTGATGCTAGTACAGTTCAAAGCAAACAAATGGAAGCATAGAGATCAAAGACATCATGATAAGGTGCATTCATggttaaaaaaattattttaaatcaAGTGGAATAGTTTCGATTAATGAAATAGTTTTAAAGATATTTGTCTTAGAAAAATGAACTGTTTATGAAACTATTAATGTGAAATATTGTGTGAATAAAttgaattttttatttaaataactcaattttttttaaaaaaattcaaaataacCCACATTTCAGATTAATTCTCAAACTACATCATtttttaaacaaacaaaaaaacGTCAACACATAGGTGTCAGATAAATTGTCGTTTACCCTTAATTTTAAAAGGAGACGTCAATTGAATTGACTTTTGCACATGGTGTTGTCAATTCAATTGGCGTCTGTGTGTAAAGAATAAAAGGAGACGTCAATTGGTCTGCCTCATGTGTGTATTGTGAAATATTTTTTTGTATAAATAGATGTGTggtgtgattcatttttccacGTCTCTTTTCATTATATTGCAAACATGATTCGTCTTCGTCGTCGCTATGAgaaagtgatttattcgagagacaagcctCTGATGGAGATACTCTTCTAGAACATTTGTCGTTTCGAGTAACTACAtagggagttggttcgttggttagacgAAAACATACCTGAAGGcaaaaaaaattagaagtattgatAGACACCATGTCGTACGTGGGTCGGTGAGAGTTAAAAATAATAAGGATGTGAGAGAAATGATGTTTGGACCAAATGATATTAGTTTGATTATGGTAATCAGATAGAAATGTTATTTTTAAATGTTGTGATTAAGTATTTTTATCTATTTTGTTAtttgttgtttgtgttatttattCAGACATGTTCATTTTTAAGTGTCTTTAAGTTTGAGTGATCTTTGTTGTTAACATTGTTGTAACAAAAATttattaatatatcaaaatcacTGGTTTCAATAATCGAAAGGAAACACCGACAAAGTCATGTCTTAACTGACGATGTGATGTCAACCGAAGAAAAACCaactcgtaattatatggcttggtacaaatcgGTTGGATTTGAATTTCTcgtcgaggatatgtacctatacgacccatGTGAGGTAACTTACACACAAAAAGGTTCAATATCTAACCCCCACATCATAACCATAGTGGTTACTCACAACCCCTTATCCATCAAAATTATCGGTCCACAAGCAGACAAATCTACGACCTTAACATGCCAAACACTCAACCACAATATCAAGAGCATACCtcgtaccaccaccaacaagaACATCATCAAGACACCTGACATCGCTATGCAtccaacacatcaccctaccatagcCGCCTTAGTCAAAGTATTCagcgatcatttaacaccaactGTTTATCCtcctactatagccaagaagtacaaacatcacaaaatcaaaacatgcaacaaccatatggctaccaaacaccacaacaaccatttca includes these proteins:
- the LOC127120551 gene encoding pentatricopeptide repeat-containing protein At1g32415, mitochondrial, with product MQVLHRWSILLQLIRGSSLSLRRFSLPISNNQNHSQPKPLFPFPRKHDYDESQLLHYLTKGLLLEARNILRSFPCGNLHTHVVHWTSLLTNYAKHGYVEEARNLFDIMPHRNIVTYNAMLSAYLQLGMLQQGRMFFDDMPERNVVSWTAMLSGYADVGRIEDARKVFDEMPAKNVVSWNSMVVGLIRNGDLEEARKVFDDTPFKNVVSWNAMIESYVENGRMEEARVLFDQMGFRNVITWTSMISGYCRVGDVDEACRLFWIMPEKNVVSWTAMIGGFTWNGFHREALLLFLRMMTNFDVKANGETFVSLVYACAGLGFPCLGKQLHAQMIVNRWELDDYDGRLGRSLVRMYSVCGLMDSARSVFEGGRKNWDDQSFNSMINGYVQSGQLEKAQELFDMVSIRNKIASTCMISGYLSVGQVLKACNLFDHMPNSDKDSVAWTSIIYGHVQNELIAEAISLFAKMMTQGVSPINSTYAVLFGAVGSVAYLDLGRQLHAMQLKTIYEYEYDVYLENSLISMYAKCGGIEDAYRIFSNMTCRDKISWNSMIMGLSDHGRAFEALKMYETMVEFGVCPDAVTFLGVLTACAHAGLVDKGLRIFSIMVNDYALQPGLEHYVSIINLLGRAGRVKDAEELVLRLPTKPNHAIWGALIGVCGLSKTHADVARRAATRLLELDPLNAPGHVTLCNIYAANDKHIEEISLRREMRMKGVRKTPGCSWILVKGRVHVFSSGDRLEPQGEDMLLQI
- the LOC127120552 gene encoding haloacid dehalogenase-like hydrolase domain-containing protein Sgpp; translated protein: MASPENCIEESKSSLTRLAPLEAVLFDIDGTLCDSDPLHYLAFRELLQQIGFNGGNPITEEFFIDTVAGKHNNDIAVALFPGELERGLKFLDDKEAMFRRLAAEQLKALNGLDKVRKWIEDRGLKRAAVTNAPRPNAELALSKLGLSDFFQAVIIGDECEHAKPHPEPYLKGLEALKASKDHTFVFEDSVSGIKAGVAAGMPVIGLSTRNPEHLLMGAKPTFLIKDYDDPKLWAALEELDKSGSH